In the genome of Pontibacter actiniarum, the window GTGCACCTTAGCCATCTGCAAACCCTCCAAATGGTGTACCTGGACCGGCGCACCCGCCACTTGCTTGGGCTGGGAATACAGGATATCCTTGAAAAAGGAAAGGAGATGCTGCTGCAGTATGCCGAGCCGGAGTGCTACAACCAGGCGCAGGAAATGTACCGAGAGGTAGCCACGCTGGAGGATCTGACACAGGTTGTGTCCTGCTTTCAGGCCTTCCGCGTACAACACCCGTCCAACTACGAGTGGTATTTTACCAGCACAAAGCGCTTTAGCAAGGATTTAATTATTTCCATTTCTACGCCGCTGCGCACACTCGGGAACATCCACAACCAGGTAGAGCGTGTGCTAAACGAGAACCTGTACATCCGAAAAAACCTGCGCCGCTTCAACACGCTTACCCCCCGCGAAAAGGAGATCATGCAACGCATCTCCAAGGGAGAGAGCAGCAACCATATTGCTGAATCGCTTTTCATATCGCCTCACACGGTAAGCACACACCGAAAAAACATCTGGCGAAAGCTCGAGATAAACAGCTATGCCGAACTGATCAAGCTGGCCGAGTACTTT includes:
- a CDS encoding LuxR C-terminal-related transcriptional regulator yields the protein MQEFEAEMQELQQHRMAWVEHLLKNTKDMDAVCDLMPGIVHLSHLQTLQMVYLDRRTRHLLGLGIQDILEKGKEMLLQYAEPECYNQAQEMYREVATLEDLTQVVSCFQAFRVQHPSNYEWYFTSTKRFSKDLIISISTPLRTLGNIHNQVERVLNENLYIRKNLRRFNTLTPREKEIMQRISKGESSNHIAESLFISPHTVSTHRKNIWRKLEINSYAELIKLAEYFNIL